The Candidatus Nitrosocosmicus franklandus genome contains a region encoding:
- a CDS encoding MIP/aquaporin family protein, whose product MSKESKSIFQPSLRNKFLIEIIGTFILVYAIASAATVYSDSGQLGVIGIGLVHALVLTAIVYAIGYRSGAQVNPAVTIGLLVAKKITGKEAVVYIIAQIIGAVIAASVVYSIFGSEMSASVTLPAQDNVIRSLILETVMTFTLVYVVLATTTSKNFKIVPLAGLAIGFTLGLNVIFGGAITGGSLNPARSFGPALIMFDFNYHWIYWVAPIIGGLIAAGVYKVVHTKEEQEEEKLPPK is encoded by the coding sequence ATGTCGAAAGAATCCAAATCAATCTTTCAACCATCATTGAGAAACAAGTTTTTAATTGAAATTATAGGTACATTTATTCTGGTTTATGCGATTGCATCCGCTGCGACAGTTTATTCTGATAGCGGACAATTGGGAGTAATTGGTATAGGTTTGGTACATGCCCTTGTCTTAACAGCAATTGTATACGCAATAGGATATCGATCTGGTGCACAGGTTAATCCTGCAGTCACAATTGGACTATTAGTAGCCAAGAAAATAACAGGTAAGGAAGCTGTTGTTTATATAATTGCCCAGATTATAGGGGCAGTAATTGCCGCATCTGTGGTATATTCGATTTTTGGCTCTGAAATGTCTGCTAGTGTGACATTACCTGCGCAAGATAATGTGATAAGATCTCTTATACTAGAAACAGTTATGACTTTTACTTTGGTATATGTAGTACTTGCCACAACTACTTCAAAGAACTTTAAGATAGTACCATTGGCAGGACTGGCCATTGGTTTTACATTAGGTTTAAACGTTATATTTGGTGGTGCAATTACTGGAGGCTCATTAAACCCTGCACGTTCGTTTGGTCCGGCATTAATCATGTTTGATTTTAACTATCATTGGATATATTGGGTGGCGCCTATTATAGGTGGATTGATAGCAGCCGGAGTGTACAAAGTGGTGCATACCAAGGAGGAACAAGAGGAAGAAAAACTTCCGCCAAAATAG
- a CDS encoding DDE-type integrase/transposase/recombinase — translation MNTRNRTPSKYVYYGLHLYFSGLSLRKTSERLSYCIKRNHVTIWNWIQKYQPKIIKTKQRRICEFIVDETLLKVGSEYTWLWVAIDAKSKEILSLSISKERNMFVAERFLSNIVRDYGKHPVSTDGGTWYPMACQFLKLEHHLHSSYEKNLIERTMQYIKDRTESFDDYFPCRLKNCKLKHVKNWLNLFVDYHNKELKPVN, via the coding sequence ATGAATACTAGAAACAGAACACCTTCAAAATATGTGTATTATGGCTTACATTTGTACTTTTCAGGTCTTTCTCTTAGGAAAACATCTGAAAGATTATCATACTGTATCAAACGAAATCATGTCACTATCTGGAACTGGATTCAAAAGTACCAACCTAAGATTATCAAGACAAAACAAAGAAGGATATGTGAATTCATTGTAGATGAAACATTGCTTAAGGTTGGTTCAGAATACACGTGGTTATGGGTTGCAATAGATGCGAAAAGTAAGGAAATTCTCTCACTATCCATTTCTAAGGAGAGAAACATGTTTGTTGCGGAACGGTTTCTGTCAAACATAGTCAGAGACTATGGAAAGCATCCAGTTTCAACAGATGGTGGTACTTGGTATCCCATGGCTTGTCAATTCCTTAAATTAGAACACCATCTCCATTCCTCCTATGAAAAAAACTTGATTGAAAGAACAATGCAGTATATCAAGGACAGAACTGAAAGTTTCGATGATTACTTTCCCTGCAGGCTAAAGAACTGCAAACTAAAACACGTAAAAAACTGGTTGAACCTGTTTGTCGACTATCACAACAAGGAATTAAAACCTGTTAACTGA
- a CDS encoding cupin domain-containing protein, whose translation MVNTINSPTAVDINEGPTVSVMGDTYSVVIGGEQTNGSYSLIDMLIPPGGGPAPHSHPSYQEAFYILKGEINVITKEKRYTAKQGSYVNIPFNGPIHKFTNETNSVVRFLCFLTPAGMEKMFLEVGKPVTADTLLPIPQLTSETLKRLQSIAEKYGLKLYPLDYFD comes from the coding sequence ATGGTAAACACAATCAATTCTCCCACTGCAGTGGATATTAATGAAGGACCTACCGTGTCAGTAATGGGTGACACATATAGTGTTGTTATAGGAGGCGAACAAACCAACGGTTCATATTCTCTTATTGATATGTTGATTCCTCCGGGAGGAGGACCAGCACCTCATTCGCATCCCTCTTACCAGGAAGCGTTTTATATTCTAAAAGGAGAAATAAATGTAATAACGAAGGAAAAAAGGTACACAGCTAAGCAGGGCTCTTATGTAAATATACCCTTTAACGGACCAATTCATAAATTTACTAATGAAACAAATAGTGTAGTACGTTTTCTGTGTTTCTTAACCCCTGCAGGTATGGAAAAAATGTTTTTAGAAGTGGGAAAACCTGTAACTGCAGATACTCTTTTACCTATTCCACAATTAACTTCTGAGACTCTTAAACGACTCCAAAGTATCGCAGAAAAGTATGGATTGAAATTATATCCATTAGACTATTTTGATTAA
- a CDS encoding thermonuclease family protein, whose product MRISIIITMGIIVTALLSSPLIVLDSSGHRDGCHRWHSCPSDNGSYVCGDLGYDDECGGNEEEDEEDEDSSRKSSNDNEHNNNNNDDNDNDYSSNSDNNKNGNNDETITLNRKNSVSSDLCSGNANCFTGVISKVIDGDTVEVDNQVTIRLALINTPERGEQGYQEAKDFLSLICGVGEKALVDEDDGQKGGSYGRMIGLVYCGDDNLLSNQLLIENDYAQILEEYCERSEFSDLDWAQKNGCY is encoded by the coding sequence TTGCGGATTAGCATAATTATAACTATGGGGATAATAGTTACAGCATTATTATCATCGCCGTTAATTGTTCTCGATAGTTCTGGACATCGAGATGGTTGTCACAGATGGCATAGTTGTCCATCTGATAATGGAAGCTATGTTTGTGGAGATTTGGGATACGATGATGAATGCGGTGGCAATGAAGAAGAAGATGAAGAAGATGAAGATTCAAGTAGAAAATCATCAAATGATAATGAACATAACAATAATAATAATGATGATAATGATAACGATTATAGTTCAAATTCGGATAATAACAAAAACGGGAATAACGATGAGACTATTACACTGAATAGAAAGAATTCAGTTTCATCTGACCTTTGTTCTGGAAATGCAAATTGTTTTACAGGGGTTATTTCAAAGGTGATTGACGGAGATACAGTTGAAGTTGATAACCAAGTCACAATCAGGTTGGCATTGATCAATACCCCTGAACGGGGTGAACAAGGATACCAAGAAGCAAAGGATTTTCTCAGCTTGATTTGTGGAGTTGGAGAGAAAGCCCTAGTAGATGAAGATGATGGTCAAAAAGGCGGAAGCTATGGTAGAATGATTGGTCTTGTTTATTGTGGTGATGACAATTTATTATCAAATCAATTACTAATAGAAAATGACTATGCACAAATCTTAGAAGAGTATTGTGAACGTAGTGAGTTTTCTGACCTGGATTGGGCCCAAAAGAATGGCTGTTATTGA